The genomic window GGACCAGGTGTGAGTCGTTACGTCATGTGATCACATTAAATATCACATCACGTTCTGATCTCTAGAGTTCATCTCTCTGACAGGTGACAGTTACCTTGTTTCTGGAGGTCATGGTTCTGGTCCTGGGACTCAGGGCGGAGCCAAGGCTATGACCCCGGGGCCGAGTGGAGCCACCTTCAGCACCAGGACTTGACACAGGAGTCACAAGACCTGCGAGGGTCCTGAGGGGTGAGGTGGAGGCTGAGATCCTGTTGCTGGGTGTGGGGGGACGCTGGGAAATAGCACTGGTGTTACTGGTACTGAGGCGTCCTGGTCCCGCCTCCAAACAGCCATTACTGTGGGGGGGTGGGGAGCCTTTGGATGTCGTCCCCCCAATCCTGCCGTTCTGATGACAGGGTGAAGACAGGGAGGGGGCAGGTAAACCTGAGAGCTTCCTGTCAGCCATGATGGAGCTGTGGGCGGGGCTATAATCACTGTTGTCATCAGTGGGAGGAGCTAAATCTGATCAGACAGAGAGTTGTGTCATTTAAAGTAAAATCATTATTAAACTGACGTCAGAGACGACAAACATGTTTCAGCTCTTTAAAGCTGCTCCTCAGTCTGAAcatgatgttagcatgctaacggtAGCTCTGTCCGGTGGTTACACAACAACTTGTCCAGATTAAATACTTACGTTAGCACTAGACTAACAGAACAGCTAACAGGACAGATAACAGAACAGCTAATAGGACAGGTAACAGAACAGCTAACAGAACAGCTAACAGGACAGCTAAAAGAACAGCTAACATGACAGCTAACAGAACAGCTAACAGGACAGCTAACAGAACAGCTAACAGGACAGCTAACAGAACAGCTAACAGGACAGCTAAAAGAACAGCTAACATGACAGCTAACATGACAGCTAACAGGACAGCTATCATGACAGCTAACAGGACAGCTAAAAGAACAGCTAACATGACTGCTAACAGAACAGCTAAAAGAACAGCTAACATGACAGCTAACATGACAGCTAACAGAACAGCTAACAGGACAGCTAAAAGAACAGCTAACAGGACAGCTAACAGGACAGCTAAAAGAACAGCTAACATGACTGCTAACAGAACAGCTAAAAGAACAGCTAACTTGACAGCTAACAGAACAGCTAACAGGACAGCTAACAGGGTTCTAACATACCCAGGGTATGATATCACTGTTCTGTCACGTCTACATGACAGAACATGGTTTGTttccacactcacacagcaaGTGAACAGCTtcttgttttattctactgatgTGAAAACTGCAGTGCAGATTATAACATCAAACATATTTTGGATTTCTGAATGTAATATtagtttattcagtgtttaatgTAGCACATATCTGTATATTTCTACACACAGactcaacatgtttttattctaaatatctttgtgttacagtttttctcagttgtttacacacaaatactgGTACTTGAGACACAATGACCACAACATGTAACTCATGCACCAACCCCCTGAACCAATTCTGCTAAACTACAAGCACAATTCCTGCTTTACACTCAAATTGCAGttctaaaacacacttttttcaaaacactaCACACAATTCTCTGCATTTGGCATTTGGAAGAAAATCTCTTGTTTTCACAAGGAACACACTGTCATTCAAAATTCTAAAGTTAATTGCCCTACTATGCACACTGACTCATCACATGGGCAAACACCTGTCACACAGTTTTACAATTAGCAATCAGAGCTTTAGCATAAAAGGGCAACAGGTGAGCTTTTCTGTTTTGGAGCAATGGATGCCAACATTGGAaacagagccagagccagagccagaggaGTGAgagtaagaggaggaggacgggaAGGACGAGGATGAGGAAGGCCAAGGACCGTAATCTCTGATGAGATCCGAGCCACTTTGGTTGACCATGTGGCagcatagttttgttttgtttttttactgtaactgtataCAGTAAattcttctgttgttttgtatgtagACCACTGTATGTGCAACTTTGTGCTGGTTGGGATGTGCACTGTGTACATTGTTTTGTCACAGCGGTATGATGCGACGCCCAGCGGGGGTGTCATACCGTTGTGAGaggtgtctttttgtgtctgatgctgaagtTACTCACAAAGTGTTCAGTAAGTGATGAGGGAAACTTTAAAACGTTATGTTTCTGCTCAAAGTGTGAGTGAACCCTGTGGAGATACAAAGCTGAGCATCAGGTTCTGATCTGTTctcactgagctgcagcagaagTAGGTCAACAACACACAATCAGTGTGATCACATCTACAAcacaaaggacacacacacacacacacacacacacacacacacacacacattcagtgtcAGAGTCATTGCGTTCATTCAGTAACATACGACCTGTCAGCACCACCCGGTGGTCATCAGAGGGAACTACACcgagacagatagacagaggaACCCCACAGCTCCGATACCAACTGATTGTGACGTTTGTTTTAGTTCATCTTCAGTTTGAAAGttttatttcaaacacaaaagtaaaaatgtcGTTCAGACGTTAAAAAGCTGATGAGACAAACAGTCAGAATCATCTtcagtttaaataaagtttaaggTTCAAACTTACTGCACCTCAACGTCACAaactctttctcttcttcttcttcttcttcttcttctcgtctgtttcctgtcagactcttttcttttctcttctttcacTTCTTCTCTTCAGCTCGTTTCTGCTCCGACTGAAAATGTCCCATCTACTGCCGCTccgcacacaacacacactaaatacaCACTATACACACCgaacacacaataacacacaataAATACACACTAACTACACactagacaaacacacacacacacactgacacaatagaggagaaagagagaggacaaACTCCCCCTCTGGGCTTACATCACGGTCTCTATGGCAACCACAGAGAGGCTTCCAAATCATGTCCCTTCCCCCcctgtccaaacacacacacacacgcacacacacacacacacacacacacacacacacacacacattcctgcaTGGTTGAGATCCATTCAGTTGAACCCAGATAATGAtgccacacacactgacagacagctgtgtctgcattaaaataaaaacttgacCAGTGTTGATGTGTGACAGAGTGACGGTGTTCAAATGTTTAACAGTGTTTAATATAAACTGATGTCAGTGTGAGTCTATACAGTAAATACAAGAGTGTAAcaatatacagtaaatacaaaaGAGTGTAacaatatacagtaaatataaaagAGTGTAactatatacagtaaatatgaaagAGTGTAactatatacagtaaatataaaagAGTGTAActatatacagtaaatacaaaaGAGTGTAactatatacagtaaatataaaagAGTGTAactatatacagtaaatataaaagAGTGGAactatatacagtaaatataaaagAGTGGAactatatacagtaaatataaaagAGTGTAActatatactgtaaatataaaagaGTGTAActatatactgtaaatatgaaaGAGTGTAACgatatacagtaaatataaaagAGTGTAActatatactgtaaatatgaaaGAGTGGAactatatacagtaaatataaaagAGTGGAactatatacagtaaatataaaagAGTGTaactgtgacacattttaaCGTCACTCAAGTAACGTGTTTACGACATGTTTCCTTCTTAATTTAAaccaaaacacttttctgtctaAAACCTTACTGACAGTTTTGTTTCCTGAACCAAACTGTGACCGCGTGTCCAACACgccctcactgtgacctcgtcacatgtccacgtttggtcatggactttccacgtccgcatttgacgtccaaggtaccctgggtgtgttggttgttgacgttctgggatgccttgtcaacttcagcctgttacatgcattgtctgttttcaaaatacacttctgttttcacaggaaatgtacagtttgcatacagtctctttcaaaataaaagcactatgtggGTACAACACCGCCACTTGACATCGTCTTCCTTGAACAAAAGCACGTGGGTGGGTTTAGGAATAAAGAACAGaatttggctttacagtcttacaggaagtgaacactggcctcctgagTGAAAGACTGTGGTTGTTGGACCGTGCAGACGGACCGCTACATCTTGAGCTTTGCGTCCCAGCTCAGCTTTCTCTTCATCACATCTGACCAGTATAACACCTGCAGCACTACTGAGGTCACCTCAAACCACTGATCCATCAACGCTCCGTTCTACCATCACTCCTGAACGAGACCCCGACATACCTGACCACCTCCACCTGGACCTTCACCTCCTCTGCCAGCAGGTGtcactgtgatgatgtcacGCTGTGTCATCCAATCAGGTCTCTGTGTGATGTGTCTCAGCAGCTCGTTGGCCTCATTAGCATaaaggcaacaggaacaatGACTCCGTCCacctgatgctgctgctgtcagtcattCTGACATCATCACTCTGAACACACTGcacagacggacggacagacagacagacgaacagatagatagatagatagatagatagatagatagatagatagatagatagaggaTACAGGAACAAGTGAGAAtaaccagagaagaagaagaagagggagaagaagaagaagaagaaggtgatGACTATGAGCAGCTCAGAGATGAAGGAATACCTGTGTCAGCATCATCTTCCTCAGCTGTTGGAGGTGAGACGGTTCTGACTGAATCTTTACAGTTTGTGTTGAGTCTCCGCTGATCAGAGGAACCAGCTGGTTATGATCCTGAGTTACAtctgattattgattattgatctgTCTGACACATGTCCTGTCAGTCGACTCTGATCTGTTTCACTCTGCGGCTCCTTCTGTCTCATTGAACTGTAAATATCAGAGTCAGTAACGTTCTGTGTCGGAGAACCTTCAGTCTGTTCTCATGTTCCTGGTAGATGTGATAAATGTTGCTCTGCTGTGAGGGCTGAAACCAATGCAGGTTCAGACAGACTCATACagcgtgaggtttgttttaacaTCCAGACATGATGCTCAGTTTGTTGCCACGGTAACAACACTTCACATAATACGAGTGGACAGAGTGACAGATCTGATGCTGTCAGGTCCTCAGCTGGACCGAGAATCCACTACAGACAGGATGTTTAATATTAAACATGAGTCAAACTGCGTTTTACATCACTGACAGAAACAAGTTGAAAATCaaccaataaaacatgaatcTTGAGATTTTATGAtgaaaaagattaaaattaGTCCAGAGGtttaaaataaaggaaataaagacTGGAAATAAAAATCgaattaaatacaattaaaaccTTTAGTTTTACTTTAGTTCAGATTTATTCAGATGATCAGAGGACGTTAGTGACTCCGGGACTCTTTCATGTGTTCTCTGTGTCAGAGTCTGTTGACAGGTGTCTTGTACCATCATCCTGACGACCCCGTCAGCTTCCTGCAGAGCTGCCTGATCAGAACCAGACAGCTGGGGGGTCCTGAGGCCGTCACCTGGGACACGTTCATCCAGGCGGACAGACGCCAGCTGAGCCCCACACCCTTTGAACCTGCACCTGAACCCCCAAGAACAGTATCATCTGTTCCTCCAACAACACCTCAAATACCCCCCAAAATAGCCCCTATACCCTCTACACCATCTGTACCCCCCAAAATAGCCCTAGCCCCTATACCCTCTACACCATCTGTACCCCCCAAAACTACCCCTATACCCTCTACACCATCTGTACCCCCCAAAATAGCCCTAGCCCCTATACCCTCTACACCATCTGTACCCCCCAAAACAAACCCTATACCCTCTACACCATCCAAATTAAACCCTATACCCTCTACACCATCCCCAATACCTCAAACAACACCCCCAATATCTCTTATAACACCATCAGTACCCTCCAGAACAAAACCTTTCAGCTCTACAACATCCCCAATAACCCAAACAACACCTCAAATAGCCCCTACAACACCACTAACCCCCACAATAAACCCCATACCCTCTACAACATCACCAATACCTCAAACAACACCATCAATACCCCGCACAACAGCACCAGTAccccaaacaacaacaatggtgtcCTCCATCATCAAAACAACACCACCTGGAACCTCCCCAACAGCTCCTGAACCCAGATTACTCCCTGTACCTCCACCTGGACCTGCAGTGACCCCGTCTGTCCACAGCGTGAGGAAGGATGAAGGAGACACAAAGACCTTCATCACAATTGGTAAGAGACTGAAGAATGATTGGTGAGTTTGAGTTTTAGCTGGAGTTCATTTCCCAAAAAGTTCAGTTCCTAAGAAGTTCAGTTCCCAAGGAGCTCGGTTCCCGAGAAGTTCAGCTCCCAAGAAGTTCGGTTCCGAAGGAGTTCAGTTCCCAAGGAGTCCAGTTCCCAAGGAGTCCAGTTCCCAAGGAGTTCAGTTCCCAAGAAGTTCGGTTCCTAAGGATTTCAGTTCCTAAGGAGTTCAGTTCCCAAGGAGTTCGGTTCCCGAGAAGTTCAGCTCCCAAGAAGTTCGGTTCCGAAGGAGTTCAGTTCCCAAGGAGTCCACTTCCCAAGAAGTTCGGTTCCTAAGGAGTTCAGTTCCTAAGGAGTTCGGTGTCCAAAAAGTTCAGTTCCCAAGGAGTTCAGTTCCCAAGGAGTTCAGTTCCCAAGAAGTTTGGTTCCGAAGGAGTTCAGTTCCCAAGGAGTTCAGTTCCCAAGGAGTCCAGTTCCCAAGGAGTTCAGTTCCCAAGAAGTTCGGTTCCAAAGGAGTTCAGTTTCTAAGGAGTTCTGTGTCCAAAAAGTTCAGTTCCCAAGGAGTTCAGTTCCTAAGATGTTCAGTTTCCAAGAAGTTCAGTTGCCAAGGAGTTCAGTTCCCAAGAAGTTCAGTTCCCAAAGAGTTCAGTTCCCAAGGGGTTCAGTTCCCAAGGAGTCGAGTTCCCAAGGAGTTCAGTTCCCAAGAAGTTCGGTTCCGAAGGAGTTCAGTTCCTAAGGAGTTCAGTTTCTAAGGAGTTCTGTGTCCAAAAAGTTCAGTTCCCAAGAAGTTCAGTTCCCAAAGAGTTCAGTTCCCAAGGGGTTCAGTTCCCAAGGAGTTTAGTTGGCTCAGGTTGAACTTCAGGTGTGTGATTTTGCAGTGGGAGATATGAAGTTCTTAAATCAGAGTCTCAGAGTTTTGATGTGAGTCTTCTAACTGTTCCTCCTCTCAGGTCCTCCTTctggtcctcctcctcctcgagTCCAGTCTCAGGTCTCCATCGACTCAGACTCTGACATGACAGAAACGTCTGGACTCCTGCAGGAAGTAAGCATCACACCTCCTCAGAGGCCACGCCccctcatcatcttcatcatcggTAAGAAAATCCTGGAGAAAACTAAACCAGGACCAGACAGAGACCTAAAGCAGAACCAGGTGGGGATCTGGACCAGAACCAGGCAGAGATCTAAACCAGAACCAGGTAGAGATCTACACCAAAACCAGTCAGAGATCTAAACCAGAACCAGGTATAGATCTAAACCAGAGCCAGTCAGAGATCTAAACCAGAACCAGGTAGAGATCTAAACCAGAACCAGGTAGAGATCTAAACCCTAACCAGGTAGAGGTCTAAACCAGAACCAGGTAGAGATCTAAACCAGAACCAGTCAGATCTAAACCAAAACCAGTCAGAGGTCTAAACCAGAACCAGTTGGAGGTCTCAGCCAGGGGAAAGAATGACAGAAGTGTATGAAGGTCCCTGACCCGGTTCAGACTGAGGATGTTGTGGTCTCTGTCCTTTGATTCTCATCAGGCGGTCCAGCGAGTGGGAAGGGAAGTCAGGCGGCGAGGCTTGCTCATTACTTCCGCTTCAGAGTCGTCTCATTGGATGAGCTGCTCAGGAGGCAGTTACTAAGCCCCGCCTCACCCAGCAAGAAGTGGGAGGTTCTTTCAGAGATGATGGGTCACGGGGAGCTCGAACCTCAGGTCAAAACTAACCAGGAGGAGACAGTCTCTGAGCTGAGCCATCACCTGATTGGTCAGAAGGAGGTCAGAGGGGTCATCGTGGATGGGTTCCCTCAGGACATCCACCAGGCGCTCAGCTTCCAGGAGCAGGTACTGACCAATTACAGAGCTTGTTGCAATTCTGACTCTGCTCCACCTGTAATGACTCTGCTCCACCTGTACTAACTCTGCTCCTCCTGTACTGACTCTGCTCAACCTGTACTGACTCTGCTTCACCTGTACTAACTCTGCTCCACCTGTACTGAGTCTGCTCCACCTGTACTGACTCTGCTCCACCTTTACTGACGCTGCTCCTCCTGTATTGACTCTGCTCAACCTGTACTGAGTCTGCTCCACCTGTACTGACTCTGCTTCACCTGTCCTGCTCACCTGTACTGACTCTGCTCCACCTATACTAACTCTGCTCCTCCTGTACTGACTCTGCTCCACCTGTACTAACTCTGCTCCACCTGTACTGACTCTGCATCACCTATCCTGCTCACCTGTACTGACTGTGATCCACCTCTACTGACTCTGCTCCTCCTGTACTGACTCTGCTCCTCCTGTACTGACTCTGCTTCACCTGTCCAGCTCACCTGTACTGAGTCTGCTCCACCTGTACTGACTCTGCTTCACGTGTCCTGCTCACCTGTACTAACTCTGCTCCTCCTGTACTGACTCTACTCTACCTGTACTAACTCTGCTCTACCTGTACTGACTCTGCTCCTCCTGTACTGACTCTGCTTCACCTGTCCTGTTAACCTATACTGACTCTGCTCCACCTGTACTGAGTCTGCTCCACCTGTACTGACTCTGCTCCACCTGTACTGACTCTGCTTCACGTGTCCTGCTCACCTGTACTAACTCTGCTCCTCCTGTACTGACTCTGCTCCACCTGTACTAACTCTGCTCCACCTGTACTGACTCTGCTCCTCCTGTACTGACTCTGCTTCACCTGTACTGATCTGCTTCACGTGTCCTGCTCACCTGTACTAACTCTGCTCTTCCTGTACTGACTCTACTCCACCTGTACTAACTCTGCTCCACCTGTACTGACTCTGCTCCTCCTGTACTGACTCTGCTTCACCTGTACTAACTCTGCTCTACCTGTACTGACTCTGCTCCTCCTGTACTGACTCTGCTTCACCTGTACTAACTCTGCTCTACCTGTACTAACTCTGCTCTACCTGTACTGACTCTGCTCCTCCTGTACTGACTCTGCTTCACCTGTACTAACTCTGCTCTACCTGTACTGACTCTGCTCCTCCTGTACTGACTCTGCTTCACCTGTACTAACTCTGCTCTACCTGTACTGACTCTGCTCCACCTGTACTAACTCTGCTCCACCTGTACTGACTCTGCTCCTCCTGTACTGACTCTGCTTCACCTGTACTGACTCTGCTCTACCTGTACTGACTCTGCTCCTCCTGTACTGACTCTGCTTCACCTGTACTGACTCTGCTCCTCCTGTACTGACTCTGCTCCACCTGTATTAACTCTGCTCCACCTGTACTGACTCTGCTCCTCCTGTACTGACTCTGCTTCACGTATCCTGCTCACCTGTACTGACTCTGCTCCACCTGTACTGAGTCTGCTCCACCTGTACTAACTCTGCTCCACCTGTATTGACTCTGCGTCACCTGTCCTGCTCACCTGTACTGACTGTGCTCCACCTCTACTAACTCTGCTCCTCCTGTACTGACTCTGCTCCTCCTGTACTGACCCTGCTTCACCTGTCCAGCTCACCTGTACTAACTCTGCTCCTCCTGTACTGACTTTGCTCCACCTGTACTGACTCTGCTCCTCCTGTATTGACTCTGCTCCACCTTTACTGACTCTGCTCCTCCTGTACTGACTCTGCTCCTCCTGTACTAACTCTGCTCCACCTGTACTGACTCTGCTCCACCTGTACTAACTCTGCTCCACCTGTACTGACTCTGCTCCTCCTGTACTGACTCTGCTTCACCTGTCCTGCTCCACCTGTACTGAGTCTGCTCCACCTGTACTGACTCTGCTTCACCTGTCCTGCTGACCTGTACTGAGTCTGCTCCACCTGTATTGACTCTGCTGCACCTGTCCTGCTCCACCTGTCCTCTCTGTGTTCAGATTGGATCTCCTGACCTGGTGGTGTTGCTGCTTTGCTCCAACCAGACGCTCCGTTGTCGTCTGCAGAAACGAGCCGCTCTGCTCGGTCTCCTTGGAGATaacagctctgctctcaggaGACGCCTGGAGACGTTTCAGAGGGACATCGTCTCCACCAGCAGATACTACAGACAGCTACACCTTCTGATACAGGTACACCTGACACAACAACACCTGCTGACACAACTGCACCTGCTGACACAGCTACACCTTCTGACACAACTACACCTGCTGACACAACTACACTTGTTGACAGAGCTGCACCTTCTGACACAACTACACCTGCTGACACAGCTACACCTTCTGACACAACTACACCTTCTGACACAGCTACACCTTCTGTCACAACTACACCTGCTGACACAGCTACAACTTCTGACACAACTACACCTGCTGACAGAGCTACAACTTCTGACACAACTACACCTGCTGACACAACTACACCTTCTGACACAACTGCACCTGGTGACACAACTACACCTTCTGACACAACTACACCCTCCCCCCCCCCGTCTCCATCTCTGNNNNNNNNNNNNNNNNNNNNNNNNNNNNNNNNNNNNNNNNNNNNNNNNNNNNNNNNNNNNNNNNNNNNNNNNNNNNNNNNNNNNNNNNNNNNNNNNNNNNNNNNNNNNNNNNNNNNNNNNNNNNNNNNNNNNNNNNNNNNNNNNNNNNNNNNNNNNNNNNNNNNNNNNNNNNNNNNNNNNNNNNNNNNNNNNNNNNNNNNNNNNNNNNNNNNNNNNNNNNNNNNNNNNNNNNNNNNNNNNNNNNNNNNNNNNNNNNNNNNNNNNNNNNNNNNNNNNNNNNNNNNNNNNNNNNNNNNNNNNNNNNNNNNNNNNNNNNNNNNNNNNNNNNNNNNNNNNNNNNNNNNNNNNNNNNNNNNNNNNNNNNNNNNNNNNNNNNNNNNNNNNNNNNNNNNNNNNNNNNNNNNNNNNNNNNNNNNNNNNNNNNNNNNNNNNNNNNNNNNNNNNNNNNNNNNNNNNNNNNNNNNNNNNNNNNNNNNNNNNNNNNNNNNNNNNNNNNNNNNNNNNNNNNNNNNNNNNNNNNNNNNNNNNNNNNNNNNNNNNNNNNNNNNNNNNNNNNNNNNNNNNNNNNNNNNNNNNNNNNNNNNNNNNNNNNNNNNNNNNNNNNNNNNNNNNNNNNNNNNNNNNNNNNNNNNNNNNNNNNNNNNNNNNNNNNNNNNNNNNNNNNNNNNNNNNNNNNNNNNNNNNNNNNNNNNNNNNNNNNNNNNNNNNNNNNNNNNNNNNNNNNNNNNNNNNNNNNNNNNNNNNNNNNNNNNNNNNNNNNNNNNNNNNNNNNNNNNNNNNNNNNNNNNNNNNNNNNNNNNNNNNNNNNNNNNNNNNNNNNNNNNNNNNNNNNNNNNNNNNNNNNNNNNNNNNNNNNNNNNNNNNNNNNNNNNNNNNNNNNNNNNNNNNNNNNNNNNNNNNNNNNNNNNNNNNNNNNNNNNNNNNNNNNNNNNNNNNNNNNNNNCACAACTACACCTGCTGACACAACTACACCTTCTGACACAACTGCACCTGGTGACACAACTACACCTTCTGACACAACTACACCTTCTGACACAACTACACCTGCTGACACAACTACACCTTCTGACACAACTGCACCTGGTGACACAACTACACCTTCTGACACAACTACACCTTCTGACACAACTACACCTGCTGACACAACTACACCTTCTGACACAACTGCACCTGGTGACACAACTACACCTTCTGACACAACTACACCCTCCCCCCCCCCGTCTCCATCTCTGTGTCTGTAGGTGGATGCAGACCGGGAGGAGGACGTGGTTTTAGCTGATCTGTGTTCAGCCATCAGAGGCAAACTGTGTCTCCAGGATGTCTCAGGTATTGACTGATTATTGATCTGTAACTGATCTGTGATGTCATTCTCTACACACCCACTTTCTGTTGAGGAGTTGAGAGTTATCAGATGTCCTGCTGAGGACAATACTGAGACATTATTCTAATAAtaactgtctctgtctctctctctctctctctctctgtctgtctgtctctgactgtCTCCAGATCCAGCTGATGACCCAGAATGCAGCAGTTCTGTCCCCGTCACACCCAAAACACCTGTGTAACTCTGTGAACCAATCAGTGATCAGTATCTTTACCTGTTAATACTCCATGTGATGTCACACTGTTTAAGACTGTGATCACCTGTCAAACCTctggttaccatggttacacaGCAGACCTGTCTTGTCCTGATTAGAAAATCAAAAGTTGTAGATTTTGTGAGTGAAGTCAAAATGTGATGGTGAAGGTTTGATTTCAACCggatcagaggtcagaggtcagaggtcagagttACAGACTGTAGGTGTTGAATTTTTCACAGTCACAGATTGATTAGattaaattaacaaattaaatatCATTTTACACCCTAAAACATCTTCTAACTGAAACCTGTAACTTCACATCATCACATCTTCATCTGACAGGTCATGTGACAGCTGCTGTAACactactgtgatgtcataatCATGTTAATTATATATGTGACAAACTGATGTGATGTCAATGTTATTGATACTGTGATAGAGTTATATTAATAATATCAATATTGTAATTAAGGGTTGTAAAATTCATGTTAACAATACTGTGATGGTGTTTTAGTATTGatgttattaatgttattaatgttGTAATAAAGTGTAGTAATATGTATTTAATAGTGGTAGtgttttaatataaatattaactTGTAATAAAGTTTagtaaaataatattattaatattgtgataaaatgatgtaatattaatattgtTAATCTTGTAATAAAGTGATGTAATAATATCATTAATATGTTGATAAAGTCGTGTCAAAATGTTTGATCTTTGTCCTTTGAAATATTTCCTTGTTGTTGTTCTACAGTTCTGATCCTGCAGTTTATTCtgaattatattatttattaattttaattataTCTATATTCAATAGTGACATTGCAGTGTAACACTGTTCCAGTACAGAGCATGAAACTGACATGTTACAGAGTTTAAAACTGCTGATCATTTTCAGCAGTTTGTCTCTGCTGTATGGAATCAAATTTGTTTCATATGTATTGTAACCATATGGAAATGTTTTGTATGAATGCATTCA from Epinephelus moara isolate mb chromosome 8, YSFRI_EMoa_1.0, whole genome shotgun sequence includes these protein-coding regions:
- the LOC126394917 gene encoding adenylate kinase isoenzyme 5-like, giving the protein MSSSEMKEYLCQHHLPQLLESLLTGVLYHHPDDPVSFLQSCLIRTRQLGGPEAVTWDTFIQADRRQLSPTPFEPAPEPPRTNKTFQLYNIPNNPNNTSNSPYNTTNPHNKPHTLYNITNTSNNTINTPHNSTMTPSVHSVRKDEGDTKTFITIGPPSGPPPPRVQSQVSIDSDSDMTETSGLLQEVSITPPQRPRPLIIFIIGGPASGKGSQAARLAHYFRFRVVSLDELLRRQLLSPASPSKKWEVLSEMMGHGELEPQVKTNQEETVSELSHHLIGQKEVRGVIVDGFPQDIHQALSFQEQIGSPDLVVLLLCSNQTLRCRLQKRAALLGLLGDNSSALRRRLETFQRDIVSTSRYYRQLHLLIQVDADREEDVVLADLCSAIRGKLCLQDVSDPADDPECSSSVPVTPKTPV